The Colius striatus isolate bColStr4 chromosome Z, bColStr4.1.hap1, whole genome shotgun sequence DNA window AAAGAGTTGTGTGGCCTCCGCAGAACGATGACTCGGACGTGTGGGACGACACGGCCCTGATCAAGGCGTACGACAAGGCAGTGGCCTCCTTCAAGGTGAGGAGGGGACGTCCCGGGCGCAGCCGGGCCCCTGGGCTGTGGCCGCGAATGGTCGCTTACTGCTGTCCTCTTTTTACCCGAAGACCGCATTGAGGAATGGAAGGTCTTCGGAGCCCTCGGACAAACAGGAGCAGCGCCAGCGGATGAAGAGGAAGAACAAtaagaagaacagaaatagaaagaagagcagcaCGGTGATTTTGAAGCAGATCACCTCTCCTGTAGATGCTTATGCTGCCTATTGTAGTTCTCCGTGGCACTCAAAAGTGGCCGTTTCATCACCCTGAGAGTAACATTCGGGCCAGGGGATGTGGAGGGATGATAATACCATAAACTGTGTTATGTTGAGCAATTTCCCCAAATCCAAAAGAGCGGATGGCAGTGGTATGGGTGGGAGTGATCTTTCTTTGTAGTCAGGACCAAAAGTAGTTTGAAAAAAGGCATCTCTCTGATCACTGGTGCAGGTATTGACGTGTTTGTCTTGCTCCCGTTGCAGTGGAAAGTTGGTGACAGCTGTAATGCTGTTTGGTCTGAGGATGGTAATATGTACCTGGCGACTATTGCCTCCATCAATCAGAAGAGAGGCACATGTGTTGTTACTTACACGGGATATGGAAATCAGGAGGAGCACAACTTGTCTGATATACTTCCTCCAACGTACGATGAAACAGTAAATGGGACGTGGAATTCTGAAGAGGTGAGAGACGTTCTTTCATTCTTCCAAAATGGACAGAGAAAGTGGGAGAGTCatctttttcagtatttttggTAACCTGCCATGTTTGGAGTGAGAATGCATATCCAGTTCCACTGGGAATGGACACAAGCCGATTGAGGGAGTGAAAGTGTCCTCGTACTTCTTGAATTGGcagggaagaaagggagaggaaaaaacaaagttgaTGAGTGAAGGGTAACATAGCTAAAATGGTGGGCAGATGGGATTGTGAGGTTGAAAGATAATTCATGAGTAGGACATGGGGGGCTAGAGAGAGGGAAGGACGTGGATGGGGCTCTCCAAGCTTTTTCACACTGAAATTGCATGTTGTAAACTCCTCTTGGGTAGATCTCCTAAAAATGTCTTGGTCTTCTAGAATGAAAATGAGGCTCCATATTCAACAGATGAAAGTGAAATATCTTCCTGGTCACctcaaaacagaaacaactgCACGAAGGCAAGATTCTGTCCTCAAAACCATCATTTTCCCCTGCCACCAACAACTGCAGGCCCGGGGAGAGTAAGCTCAGCCTTGTCTGAAGTTATGCATATGCAACTGTTGAGCCTAGCCTTATAAATTCTGAGATGATAGGATATTTACCATTGTCTACAAACCAAgtaactgcattttaaaaaacagatagGCATGTTGGAACCTGTTGGTATGTCAGTTTACGGTGTAGCCCCcttgcagtgctgctgtctggTGAGGATGGCCTTCTCCCTAGTTAACATTTGTTTTGCAATTGTCTTGCCACTTAAAAGATGGATGTTGTTCCATGGGCTGTGTTAGTGCTGTTAATGATAGCACTGTTCATGCTTTTAAGACTCTGGCCAATGGATATGTTTCACTACACAGCCAGCAAAAGTGTTGTCCTGATGTCATAGAAGCCCTCAACTGTAGTTTCTGTGTCAAATTATATGGGCCGAGGAGTtgatgtattcttttttttgtgtgtgtaggAGCCTAAATAATAGTGCAGCTGAGTGCAGCACTATGTCTTCCAAATATTGCTGCTtgtgcaagattttttttttcatatcaatAGATTTGTATCTAAGTTTAGTTTAAAGACATTCACAGTCTTTAAACACACAGTCGTTGTGTGCCCGCAGTCACCCAGGAGAAGAGAAATTATCTGTTTGCCCATGGGCAATATTAGATACATTTCTTTGGGTTAGGGTGCAACTGCTGACTTCTGTGTAGAAAAAAACTTTGTAAAATTCTTGTATTAACTACAACCCCATTTTAGCACTCAGTGACACATGTAATATCAGTTTTACTTTTCCAGTCATAGAATGCTACACAGAACTAGATACTGTGTGTTGTTATTGCTGTTTCATTAAATTACTGGAATGTGTTACCTTTAGTTTAAGTGTGTGAATTGCCTCAAATAATTCTGTTAAATCCTAATGCCTGAAATTTCTTTCttacctgcatttttttttttttaatgtagcctGGATCAAAATTCAGAGCCTCTCCAACATTTTTATCCTGCTGGCCCCCACCCTTCCCAGGGGGACCACCGGTGAGTGGTAGGAGAATAAGGAAAGAATGTCAGAGATGAGTACTGGGGATCTCAAATTTTCTAACTGAATGTGCTTCCTGCCTGTGTTTTTAGTTTATCTTTCTGTGctacagtctgtattttccagATATCTGATAATGTATTTGGTTACAAATGTTACAAGTACCTGATGCACAAGGTCTGGTCTGCACTGAATTTTTTGGGgaggagttttttgtttgtttgttttgggggtttttgggttgggtgtttttttttggtaacaaatCTGTTGCTGGATCGTCAAGAGGCAAAAGTGTTTGAAGAAACTGCACCTTACATTTGATTAGCAGCATTTCACTGATGCAGAGAAACTTTCCCCTTATAAAACTCTTTATGTACGGTCAAGTTATGGGGCTCCTGTTTCTCCCAAGCTTTGTAAATTTCAGGTTTTCAGAAAATGCCACCTTACCCGACTCTTTGACAGAGAATGCATTGAGGAGATGTTCCAGTTTTGTTTTACATCCTGATCTTGTAGAATTGGTCACTGTCTAACCTGGGCTGTGCTCTATTGAAACATGTTTCTCGTTTCTTAGTTGATTCCTCCTCCACCACCCATGAGGCCAGACTGTACTGAGGACGATGAAGCATTGGGGACCATGTTGATAGCCTGGTACATGAGTGGTTATTACACTGGGTATTACTTGGTATGTGCcactttccttttgtctttgtaattttgcttttatgttgttgctgctgttttccatgAGACGTTAGACAGGGAGAGCTGGTTTTTATATCTTGTTCTGATTTATGATAGCTGAATTTTAGGGTATTGTGTAAGTATTCTTGTCCTTGAGTAGGAGTCAAGATGAGGCAGCATGCATGGATGGTCAACACTACTACagtccttttttcccctgaattcAGGGGCCCAATTCAATAGTTCAGTAGCCACCGTGTTTGTTTTAGAGTGATTCTGAACAAAAAGATCTGTCCTCATAGACAGGTGGAGTGAATCCAAGTGTCTTTTTTATCCAATAGTTGGCCAGGTATTTTCTTGGAGTATGAGTGACGGTATCTCTCGCTGAGGATCAGGGTTGGTGTTTCTGCAGGGACTGCCTGTCAGTGGCTGTTGCATGTGGCTGGTCAGTGCAGTTGTGAAAAATCTGTGATGTGCAGTATTGATTTCTGGTTTACTTTATACAgttacaaagaaagaaaattacaggACGAATTAAATGCTTTGCATTGGGGAAGTTGGAAAGGGGGGATTTGGTGCCTTAGAGTAGTTTTGGAACTTCTTGCTTCAGATTATACATAATTATGAATTGCTTTAATTGACTTTTAATTGAACAAGAAATAGGTATTTGAAATTATTCTGTAGAGTCTCTGGTTATTAAGAAGCCATGTAGGTTGGcttctgttctttttaaaacCCTGCACTCTGATTTCCCTCAAGTTAAAAGCTTTTGATTTATAAAATACTGTCCTGATTAAACTGCAGCTGGTGGCAGCTGGctactaagcaccacacagcctctcCCCCACTCCTCCCGTTGCCTCCCAACCCCCCATCGTGGGTTGAGATTAATAATTGAAACAGAGTAAAATAACAATATTTGTAATTAACAAGagtgaaataaaacccagaaaacCCAAGTGATGCTCggtgcaattgctcaccacccccTGACTGATGCTCAAGCAGCAGTTGTTCCCCTTTGCCACCTCTCCCCAGTTTCTGTACTGAGCATGATGCCCTATGGTATGGGATAGCCTGTGGGCTAGTTAAGGTCAGCTCTCCCGGCTTTGCTCCTTCCTGTGCACCTGCTTGCTGGAAGAGCGTGGGAAACGGGAAAGTCCTTCACTTAGGAGAAGTTCTCattagcaacaactaaaccaTCGGTGTGATGTTGCTATCAACGTTATCTTCACACTAAAATCAGAACACTGCCCTCTGCcagctactagggagaaaatGAATAGTCCCTGGGAAAACCAGGACCAAAATAAATACCCCAAAAAGCCAAGCCTGtccaaaaatgtttttgttatgtgactaaagcttttctttcagtgttagTAAAACCAGTATTTTACAAAATCGTATCGTGTTCACAAGATTGTATCATGTAGGGTTTAAAACAAAGTCGAATGGAAGCAGCACTGGAGAGAGAAACACAAGCAAAATAACTGAATGTCCGTCTTTGCTTTGTATGATTGTAAGTATTGTAGTTTTCTGCTAATTGAAGACAGCGTTGCTTGACAAGTTTGTTTGAAACTGCAGTTCCTTTTACAAGCCCTCAACATGTTTTGAGTCCTGTGCAAAAGCTGTGAACTTTGGGACTTCGGTCTGCCCTCAAGGCTCTCCACAAAGACCACCCCTGCCAGCATTAATCCCTCCATTGCTTAGCAGCAGTGGTGTCTTGTGTTCTTGGCCAGAATGAATGTTCTTGGCTAGTATTTTGGTGCTCTGAGGAGCAGttaaactaccacatctgtctGCATGAGGATTAGCAGCACAGCTTACCCAAACTATGAAGGGTTACCTTCTTTGTGTATGGGctgttctgaaaataaaaggtGGTTGAACAaagtgcatttttatttttccatctgcACACACATCTTCAGAAGCAACTGCTGCTTTGTACAGCAAGATGTGTAGCTAAACCATGTTTTCAGGACAGGATCATTATTTCAGTTTGTAACTGTGGATCAATTCTTTTATCATCACTTCAGCACCTGTGCTTTCGTTTTAAATCCTTTATTGAGAATTTGCCAGTATACCGTTCAGTTCTTTACAGAACAAAACTGTATTCTCTTGCggacttgtttttttctgattttctgtaatttctgtGCAGTATAGtagctcttgtttgttaatttaaaaaggaaaagctcttGTATACTAAccatttgcttctttttcaaaGCCAGGTACAAATCTTTCCCACTTGGAGGTGTGTATCACTTACTCACTGATGGTTGATGGTGAAGATGAGAATTTTATCAAGACAATTAACATTTTCTCACCATTGAGGTGCCCTTGataacaagaaaacaaataacttGAGACTAGTGTTAAATATCCATTGAAATGAGCTATTTCTTAAAAGACCTCTAGTCTGATGTGTGTAGAAAGCGCTGctgcaataaaatattttttacctcCCTGAAACAGTTAAGTCTTTTCACCATGTGGTAGATTGAAGAAGTTTTTTAACCCCACATGGTAGATTTGTCTCTCATTTCAACACCTCTCCTCAGAGTTTCTACCTGAGTACCACCAACAGAACTGGCAACTACTGTGTTGTTGGAGGCAGCTAGGGCAGCAGTGGAGGTAGTACAGACACCTCTGGGGGcaaggggcagggcaggggcctTGAACCCTCTACCATGCTGTTGGAAGAGGTGTCTCATGGGTCTGATGAGAATCCTGAATACAACAGCAAGATTCAgaaaggctctttttttttgtttgtttcaaacaCTTTAATATAAAGTTCTACTTCTCAAACTTTGAATTTAGgtttgttttggggtggtttttattttttagcttCTGTAGACATCTGTCTGCTGGATGAATAGCTGAGATGCAGCAGGTTTTGCTGTTTTACCTTTTTCCAGGTACCCTTACTAAAAGCAAATTGGACAAAGCAGTCTGTGGAAAGGTAAGGTGAAGGAGTGGACTTAGATTTCAACCCTGTTGTAACTCCTGTAGAATAGAGGCTGCAGCCACAAAACCAGACTGTAATTCGGTTTGCTTTTCAGGGAAGCTAGCCAAATACAGGCCTAAACTTTGCTGCATTCACTTCCTTTTCCTACTGTTGCTGTGTCAGAAAATGAGATATCCTGAAAgcaactgaggaaaaaagagaaacacataGTCCTGTCTTCTCTCAGTCACTTTGGAGGTTTTTTCTTAATTGTCTAGGTGAAACAGATCAAGACTTGCATTGATGCAAAGCTCCTAAATCAGCTGTAGAGCAACTGTGCCCTGCCTCAGTCAGCTCATCCTGTGTTGGTGTGTGGACAAAAAGTGGCCCTGAGCAGCCTTTAACACTAGTAAAGTCTAGCAGCCAATGGTATTGTCAGTGCAGTCCTGGCCATGAAAGGTTTTATAAATACAATTATTTCAAAAGTGATTAATGGAATTTATTTAATTGCAAGCAGATAACCGAATACAAAGAATTGATTTTAAATGGGCTTTAAAGcataattttccatttttctttggaAGGTATCACTTGGGTGCAATCTAACCCTATTTGCAAAGCAGGTCACGTTTTTACTTATGTTAATCCTACTTTTTGTTCCTTGATCCTTTTACACTGACCCGACCCTGCTGTAGAAGAGACTGGCATGTTTCATCCTGGTAGAAATTTTACAACATAATCTTATTTGCAGTGTGGATGTGTAATTCATAACacaaaaagggagagagaaaaaaacttcaAGCCTCACACTTTCAAACTTTTCTAGTCTGGAAAAAATGGTGAAAAGGGCAAGACTCATCGTGAAGGTAGTTTTTAGCTCCTAgactggggctgctgctccttcaTGATTCAAACGTGTTAAAAACCTCTGGGTGCAGAAGCCAGCCCACCATTGGTGTTGTCACAAGACCAGGTCATCAAGAAAAGACCTGGACAAAACCTGTCCCTGTTGATGCACTGCTTTGTTGTTATGGGTGAACATATAGCTAATGTCCAGCCACTTTCAAGTGTTCTAAAGGAAGTTCCTCCAACCAGTTTCTGTAATGGTGATTTGCTAACACTGCCACCTTCAACAAAGATGACGTCAGAAAACAGTCAGCTAGAGGTACTGCTTTACATAACTCTGTATCACCACCTCCTCTTAGTGAGGTTCTCACAACTTCAAACTGCAATCCCACTCTGCACACACACTACAAAAACAGCAAAGTGTGTCTTGCTTTTGTCTTCATCTCTATTCTTTGATGTTCAGGCAAGGACACATGTTCCCCCCTCTGCCCTCAGTTTACTGCTTGTTGCTCTGGGGGTTTACCCAAGGGGAGATGACGTACAGCTCTGGCAATTTATTCTAGCCTCAGAATCAAAATAGCAATCACCATCTTTGATACTGTGACCATCAAAACACTGTTTGTATAAACTCAGCTCTTACATATCTAAAAATTCATTGTCTTTCCATAACCTTACACTGCTCCAAGGAGTGGAGACCTAAACTACCCAGCCACAGACAACAGCAACAGAATTCACTGAGCTTTGGAGCTGGACCATTGAAGCGGGTTTTAAGCACCTTCAAAACAGCTGTATTCGAGCTGCCTTTCTGAAGGGCCAAGGTGAATATCCACGATATCTGAAATGCCCCCAACTAACTACTCAAAAGCATCTCGTTTAAACTCAATAACTCAAAGCATTTTTGTAGGAACTCCTCCATCCACCAGAAACATAAGCTTACAGAAATcaatacataaaatatattttcagggtttgggtttttttttttttgacaaataatGAAACAGATAAATCACCACATTTTCATACAAACCAGTTTTATCACttttacatttacaaatataCATTGTACAATAACATTAAGAAAAAGACAGAGCTTTTTCACACAAGAAAATGAATCAGATACAGGTAATTCAATAATATATTAGCAGTGACAAAAATCATTATGTTAGGTAAAAAAATTAAGGTTTGCCAtcgtggtttaagcccagctggcagCCACACTCACTCTACACCTCCACaggatggggagaaggagaatgggaggaaaaggtaaaaccCCATGGGCTAAGGACAGATTAGTAGGAAAAGGTGACAAGCCTGTTCTGTCCCAACCAAACCACAATACTCCCACACTAGTGCTCACCCTCTTGCAATCACCCAGGTTCCTCTTGTTTAGCAGGGCCTCAGTGAACACTGGCTGAATAATCAAAACATATTTATGCAAGAATGACAAAAACGGGATAAtttcttgtcatggtttgacatgacagccttttcttgtaagggggaaggggctgtaaagatggctcctgtaagaagttgcttgcaactctccccagctctgagccagacccagttttggggctgagtcaattagacacCTGCATGAtcacttttaaagaagaagccggaagaggaggtttttttcctccatcttcttccttcttctgcccctccttcttctggttggtggtggtgcaaggagtaggaacagtgagagagtTTTGCCTGAAACCattaattggcagtgagccctccctgcccttgtctcaacccacaacaaccttgcttatctttttactccgaTTTCATTGGGTCCTcggccatcctaacaagggtgggggtgaatggggcaccgagcgagagactgccgtcgtgctgctgtgctagctgggccaaaccacgacaaaaaagaaaggatttcaTACAGAAATGGGAGCAGGGTGCTGATGGATACAGCCAGGACAGCAGTGCAGAGAATCATGAACAAACAAATCACATTCCATGCAAAATGCGTTTTGACACACTTTACAGATGTAAACCTGTgtggaaaaagaggaaacaagtCACATGAGGAAACACCATCATAGCACTACGACAGGGCAACAGTTGTTACATCTGTAAATCAACTACACTGCCAACATCACAGAaaccaaactgaaaataaaagtttctaACAGCAAGGATGTCCAAAGGGCTGAGCTGGAAATACTGCAGATGCTTCCAACTGGTTAGGAGTGGAATCTTATTTATGCAACTCTCTAGAAAATCCCAACACTTCTTTTTGCAGTCAAGATTTTGCTGTCAAGAAGGTGTGACCATAACAGAGAACTCTAGTTAACCATGAGATAAAAACTGCCACTGTTTTTCTGTCCTTAGAAGACTATGCAAAAGGATCATCTCTGCTTCTGACAAGCCTCAATGCAAATTCCATCACAGGTCAGCATACTCACATTTTGATCTTTCATTTCTCCCTGGCAGCCTTGACAACACCTAAATGCAAAATTGTATACTGTAACTGAAAAAGAATGTCAAGGTTGTgcaaaactgtgtttaaaaaacattcCATACACAGTATGGTGATTACTTCCACTATGCAACCAAACACACGGTCTGACTGTTAATGGGAACTACAGGTATTTCCCTGCCCAAACATTCACCAGTGTCTCCAGCAACAAagaggctgctgccagctctttcatgacaaagaagaaataaaataccaCAGGGTCTACAGGTCTACTCATTATCACAAATACAATTTGCATACCGTTCCCCCTGATATTCTTCCAGGGGAACTTCCTGAAAGGCATCCAGAGGAAACAAGTGATGGTAAGACCGGGCCAGGTGAGGTGCAGACACTAATGTAAGACCTGCAAATACAGAGATATCATAATTATTACAAGAGAGGACTTATTGAAAAGCTTTTTTGCATGAAACAGCAAAactaaacaagcaaacaaaaaattagTGCTTGGTGGTGCAGAGCTtttgagaattaaaaataatattatttgtTAGCTTCCTTAATCCAAACCTGTTATCTTTTCCAGAACTAAATTCCAGTTAATTGCCCAAGTTTCTGATTAAAAAGTTTAACTGTCTTCAAAAGTACGTGCAATGCACAGTTTCAAAGTTAGCAAGTTTTTCATCCTCATGCCataaacaaaatgcaaatataGAAAAGTTTCTTGATTAAATCTAAATTCATGACTCCTCTTTGGCAACAATGTTTCTGCTGTTTCACATCATCAGTTAAAACGGTGCCCAACTCCAATTCTATGCTGCAGCCTGCTGTACCACTGCTGAAGCCAGGCCACAGCCCTGTTTCCGCTAACATAGgtctgctggttttggctgggatagaactaattttcttcacagtactTGGTATATacctatgttttggatttgtgctgaaaacagtgttgtaAACACGGGGATATTTGGGCTATTTGGCTATTTTgggcttgcacagcatcaaggccttttctgccccTCACTTCACCCCACTagcaagtgggctgggggtgcaggagaagctgagggGAGGATGACAGAGCTGGAACAGCTGACACCCCAACTTACTCTGACCATGCTCAGCAGGTAAagctgagggaaggaggaggcagggagagaCATTCAGAGCAATGGCATCTGCCTTCCCAAGTCCCTGTTACACACAAGGGAGCCCTGTGGTCCTGGAGACCACTGTTGAGAAGAAATTCCTTCCTTTGCTTGGATTGCACATACAGCTTTTCTCTTGCCCATTAATTTGCCTTTACCTCAGCTCACgagttttcttacttttactCTTTCcgttctctttcccttcccactAGGGCTGAATGGGGTTcagttgccagctggggttaaaccatgatgACAAGTTAGCTGAGGCATGGACTGGTACAAACTCCATTGCTCGCTCACACCCACTGTAAACTTCAGAGCTCTCTGAATCTGTTGCTGATACACAGGATTTCTCCAGTTACACTACTACCTTGCTGAAACAAAACTCATGCTGTTATAAAAACCTTGATTTGAAACTAGGACAAGGTGACTCAAAAATAGAGTTATTTCATCCCCTTGCCAAATACATATATCTTGATAATAACTACCACATTGTAGTCATATGCCTATAGAAGCAAAAGGAGGACTGCTGTCACTCATACTATATTAATACTACACTAAATAGTGATCCTCCAACCCACCTTCATTAAGAGCTGGGGGGAGGCACCATTGATGGCATTAGCAATTACGAGACCCCAGGGCTTCCATTTTCAACTCTGTAGCCTTTTGTTTGTCACTATGCAACCTGGCCTTGGGTAGGTCTTGAAACCTTTCATCCCTGCACTCCCTGAGATGAGAGGGTACTTCCGTCCTTTTACTCCAAAGCACTATTTTCAGGCCTCTCACTGAAAAATCTGAAACTTTGGTGTGTCAGGATTCTTGAAGGAATTATTACCATTCCTATGTGAATCAACCTTCTCCACGCCTTTACTGTAAGTCTTTCAGCTTATACTTTAGCTTATACTAGTGAATATAAGACAGCTTTACTGTCGCATGTATAGTCCTAGAAGTCCTTTGTACAAAGCTGGCATACCAGCACACGGGAATGCAGGCTTCCTAAACCAGAGCTATCATTTAATTCCTAAGTATAGTTGAATTCTTCTACCTCTTAATTCTCTTGCCCCTAACTTGTAACTCCTGCTCACTTCTTTTTGCTACTCACCGCAGATTTTGCATTCCACAGGGAGTTCACAGTACTTTGCTCTGCACTGAGGACAAAAATATCCACCCAGTGTAAGACCTGGTTCACTGTTGTTTTCCAGTTGCCTAGAGTAGAAAGAGACAATCTAACACCTAAGAGATAACACCACAACTACAAATACTACACAGTTCTCTCAATAATTAGTTCTGAAAGTTTCAGTAGCTTCTATGCAATCATGTCACATGTATGGAAGTGGCAGAAACAAATTGATAGGGCAAGATactgaaagggaaagagagcATTAACCACATCTtcccacagaaacaaaacaaagatgaaaagtTCCAACATAAAGTTTATCTTTAGAACATGAACTTAGGAAAAATTACAGCATTAGTACTTCTACTTATGCACACACAGAAGTATTCTGTATTGCCTTTAAGATGCACATTGGTACTTATTCTTTCTAACAGCAGACACTGCTTCTTTCTGAAAATTCAGACTCCTGTATCACACCTGAAAACTATGATTCCTTTCATTGAGAAGAGCACGGGTACACTAATGAGGCCTCTACTTGAATGTTGCCTTTAAATTTGTATTAGTAAATAAACAACACTTTATTTCAGATAATAGCCTTCATTCTCATTTATTATCTTTATAGTGATAAAAATACTTGAATCAAGAAATGCAAGTAAAACTGGTAGTAATTATTCTAATACCTTGTAGCATTCTTGTCTTCTAATCACTGCACAACACAACTAAAAGCCATTTACTGCCTTCAAAAATGTTCCTTTTATAAAGCATACTTAACAGAGGTAACTATGGCCGCATACTGGCTGTGCAAATGGAAACTGAATTTCTGTTGAGAAGTCACAAGAcactactgttttttttcttcatgttgttTTGCAACATTTTCACCAATACGTAGATTTTCTAAATGTAACTACAATTGAACTCTAATCAGTTAATTGAATTCTTATCAATACTACTTACGCCATGCTAAAGGATGGCTTTGCATCTTGATCAGACAGAGAAGCAAGAGTATGTTGAGGAAaacctgagaagaaaaacatccaTTTTACCAAATTTTAAACATGCAAGTAATCTTTCAATTTTCTACTTCAATGGAGAAGTTCAAGGATTATTTTAAACACTAAGgcctatcttttttttttctttatttgttgtTACAGGAGAAGTTACAGTCTTACCAGGTACCAAATTCTTCCTAAAGGTCTCTACTTAAATCCACCAacaaatatataattttatttccCCCCAACAGTAAAAATATCAATTTCGTATTAACTGAAGATGATCACTGGAACCCCATTTTAACAGCTAAAAGAAAATGATGTGCAAtggcaggaaagcagaaagagcaCTACATAATTATTCACTGAATAATTGTTTCTAATTATggggaaaacatttttatatgcAGACACCAAGCATACATTCATCTTGCAAGTGTAAGATATAGCAGATGAGACTACAGCCCTTCACAGAGGCTGTAAAAGATACCACTCCTTCTAccacttattttttaaagcccACATCAAGTGAGTAGTTAATTTGTCCAACTGCTGCTCAGGCTTTACCTTAAAACAAGCAAATCTCTTTAGTATGTAAGCCTACTCATAAAATATATGTGTAGGTTCTCCCATGTGAAAACAGGCAGATGAAAGTCAGAAGTCAATGCTCTAACTACAGGCATTAAAATTCCTATACTGGTCTAGCTCCAGACTTCAATTTCTTGAGAAatacagtagaaaaagaaaacacatttaattcATTTGTTGAAAGAACACAACAGTGCTCCTAACAATCACATACTACACA harbors:
- the LOC104551331 gene encoding survival motor neuron protein isoform X1; its protein translation is MAERVLFRRGTEQVGAGRPGPGAGGRQNDDSDVWDDTALIKAYDKAVASFKTALRNGRSSEPSDKQEQRQRMKRKNNKKNRNRKKSSTWKVGDSCNAVWSEDGNMYLATIASINQKRGTCVVTYTGYGNQEEHNLSDILPPTYDETVNGTWNSEENENEAPYSTDESEISSWSPQNRNNCTKARFCPQNHHFPLPPTTAGPGRPGSKFRASPTFLSCWPPPFPGGPPLIPPPPPMRPDCTEDDEALGTMLIAWYMSGYYTGYYLPGTNLSHLEVCITYSLMVDGEDENFIKTINIFSPLRCP
- the LOC104551331 gene encoding survival motor neuron protein isoform X5, with amino-acid sequence MAERVLFRRGTEQVGAGRPGPGAGGRQNDDSDVWDDTALIKAYDKAVASFKTALRNGRSSEPSDKQEQRQRMKRKNNKKNRNRKKSSTWKVGDSCNAVWSEDGNMYLATIASINQKRGTCVVTYTGYGNQEEHNLSDILPPTYDETVNGTWNSEENENEAPYSTDESEISSWSPQNRNNCTKARFCPQNHHFPLPPTTAGPGRPGSKFRASPTFLSCWPPPFPGGPPLIPPPPPMRPDCTEDDEALGTMLIAWYMSGYYTGYYLIVSCRV
- the LOC104551331 gene encoding survival motor neuron protein isoform X4, translating into MAERVLFRRGTEQVGAGRPGPGAGGRQNDDSDVWDDTALIKAYDKAVASFKTALRNGRSSEPSDKQEQRQRMKRKNNKKNRNRKKSSTWKVGDSCNAVWSEDGNMYLATIASINQKRGTCVVTYTGYGNQEEHNLSDILPPTYDETVNGTWNSEENENEAPYSTDESEISSWSPQNRNNCTKPGSKFRASPTFLSCWPPPFPGGPPLIPPPPPMRPDCTEDDEALGTMLIAWYMSGYYTGYYLPGTNLSHLEVCITYSLMVDGEDENFIKTINIFSPLRCP
- the LOC104551331 gene encoding survival motor neuron protein isoform X3, which codes for MAERVLFRRGTEQVGAGRPGPGAGGRQNDDSDVWDDTALIKAYDKAVASFKTALRNGRSSEPSDKQEQRQRMKRKNNKKNRNRKKSSTWKVGDSCNAVWSEDGNMYLATIASINQKRGTCVVTYTGYGNQEEHNLSDILPPTYDETVNGTWNSEENENEAPYSTDESEISSWSPQNRNNCTKARFCPQNHHFPLPPTTAGPGRPGSKFRASPTFLSCWPPPFPGGPPLIPPPPPMRPDCTEDDEALGTMLIAWYMSGYYTGYYLGLKQSRMEAALERETQAK
- the LOC104551331 gene encoding survival motor neuron protein isoform X2; amino-acid sequence: MAERVLFRRGTEQNDDSDVWDDTALIKAYDKAVASFKTALRNGRSSEPSDKQEQRQRMKRKNNKKNRNRKKSSTWKVGDSCNAVWSEDGNMYLATIASINQKRGTCVVTYTGYGNQEEHNLSDILPPTYDETVNGTWNSEENENEAPYSTDESEISSWSPQNRNNCTKARFCPQNHHFPLPPTTAGPGRPGSKFRASPTFLSCWPPPFPGGPPLIPPPPPMRPDCTEDDEALGTMLIAWYMSGYYTGYYLPGTNLSHLEVCITYSLMVDGEDENFIKTINIFSPLRCP
- the LOC104551331 gene encoding survival motor neuron protein isoform X6, with the protein product MAERVLFRRGTEQNDDSDVWDDTALIKAYDKAVASFKTALRNGRSSEPSDKQEQRQRMKRKNNKKNRNRKKSSTWKVGDSCNAVWSEDGNMYLATIASINQKRGTCVVTYTGYGNQEEHNLSDILPPTYDETVNGTWNSEENENEAPYSTDESEISSWSPQNRNNCTKARFCPQNHHFPLPPTTAGPGRPGSKFRASPTFLSCWPPPFPGGPPLIPPPPPMRPDCTEDDEALGTMLIAWYMSGYYTGYYLGLKQSRMEAALERETQAK